A portion of the Thiohalorhabdus denitrificans genome contains these proteins:
- the ftsZ gene encoding cell division protein FtsZ, with amino-acid sequence MFELEDTVGQDSATIKVVGVGGGGGNAISNMVASNLDGVEFIVANTDAQALRRINVENKIQLGANITKGLGAGASPEVGRQSAEEDRDRIREVQAGSDMVFITAGMGGGTGTGAAAVFAQEAKEQGILTVAVVTKPFEFEGKKRQQQAEAGIEALSKHVDSVITIPNEKLLHVMGRKASLLDAFKRADDVLLNAVQGISELITRPGLINVDFADVRTVMSEMGMAVMGSAAASGDDRAEEAANHAISSPLLEDMDLSGARGVLVNVTAGMDMAISEFESVGNVMREFASEDANVVMGTVLDPELSDELRVTVVATGLGEAKSRPKPMAPEPQAAVRPKKESTESLDTPTYLRRQREQGQGSQLDQDDLDIPAFLRKQAD; translated from the coding sequence ATGTTCGAACTGGAAGATACGGTGGGTCAGGACAGCGCCACCATAAAGGTGGTCGGGGTTGGCGGCGGTGGTGGCAACGCCATCTCCAACATGGTGGCCTCCAACCTGGACGGGGTGGAGTTCATCGTCGCCAACACCGATGCCCAGGCGCTGCGTCGCATCAACGTGGAGAACAAGATCCAGCTCGGGGCCAACATCACCAAGGGCCTGGGTGCGGGTGCGTCGCCGGAGGTGGGCCGCCAGTCCGCCGAGGAGGACCGTGACCGCATCCGGGAGGTCCAGGCCGGCTCGGACATGGTGTTCATCACCGCCGGCATGGGTGGCGGCACGGGGACCGGCGCCGCGGCGGTGTTCGCCCAGGAGGCCAAGGAGCAGGGCATCCTGACGGTGGCGGTGGTTACCAAGCCCTTCGAGTTCGAGGGCAAGAAGCGCCAGCAGCAGGCGGAAGCGGGCATCGAGGCCCTGTCCAAGCACGTGGACTCGGTGATTACCATCCCCAACGAGAAGCTCCTCCACGTGATGGGGCGCAAGGCCAGCCTGCTGGACGCGTTCAAGCGGGCGGACGACGTCCTCCTGAACGCGGTGCAGGGCATTTCCGAGCTGATCACGCGCCCGGGCCTGATCAACGTGGACTTCGCCGATGTCCGCACGGTGATGTCGGAGATGGGCATGGCGGTGATGGGGTCCGCGGCGGCCTCCGGCGACGACCGGGCCGAGGAGGCGGCCAATCACGCCATCTCCAGCCCTCTGCTGGAGGACATGGACCTCTCCGGGGCCCGGGGCGTGCTGGTGAACGTCACCGCCGGCATGGACATGGCCATCAGCGAGTTCGAGTCGGTGGGCAACGTCATGCGGGAGTTCGCCTCCGAGGACGCCAACGTGGTCATGGGCACGGTGCTCGACCCTGAGCTGAGCGACGAGCTGCGGGTGACCGTGGTGGCCACCGGTCTGGGCGAGGCCAAATCCCGGCCCAAGCCCATGGCGCCGGAGCCCCAGGCGGCGGTGCGGCCCAAGAAGGAGAGCACCGAATCGCTGGATACCCCCACCTACCTGCGGCGTCAGCGGGAGCAGGGGCAGGGGAGCCAGCTCGATCAGGACGATCTGGACATTCCCGCGTTCCTGCGCAAGCAGGCCGACTGA